One window of Deltaproteobacteria bacterium genomic DNA carries:
- a CDS encoding Mrp/NBP35 family ATP-binding protein — MSEENGEKNNCGSCASGGHPDQEALDELKDRLEVQNITCNIKHKIIVLSGKGGVGKSTVAANMAVALSLQDKRVGLMDIDIHGPSIPRMLGLEDGVPKKSPDGLVPIRYNPNLLVVSIGFLVPDRDHAVIWRAPLKHGLIRQFITEVQWGVLDYLIVDCPPGTGDEPLSVVQLLEDADGAVVVTTPQGIAVADVRRSITFCRNTNLPVLGVIENMSGFVCPNCKEHVDIFSRGGGQSMATELDVPFLGRIPIDPLMVESCDRGKPFMDTYGQSNTAKAFEPTIKTLLELRGPMHKNGGI, encoded by the coding sequence ATGAGCGAAGAAAATGGAGAGAAGAACAATTGTGGAAGTTGTGCATCCGGAGGGCATCCGGATCAGGAAGCCCTGGACGAACTGAAAGATCGACTTGAGGTTCAGAACATCACCTGCAACATCAAGCACAAGATCATCGTTCTTTCAGGCAAGGGAGGGGTGGGCAAGAGTACCGTGGCGGCCAACATGGCCGTGGCCCTGTCGCTTCAGGACAAGAGGGTGGGGTTGATGGACATCGACATCCATGGGCCTTCCATTCCCAGAATGCTTGGGCTGGAAGATGGGGTCCCGAAGAAATCTCCGGACGGTCTTGTTCCGATCCGTTATAATCCGAACCTGCTGGTGGTGTCGATCGGTTTCCTGGTCCCGGATCGGGACCACGCCGTCATTTGGCGGGCCCCATTGAAGCATGGTCTGATCCGGCAGTTTATTACGGAGGTGCAGTGGGGTGTACTCGATTATCTGATTGTGGACTGTCCCCCGGGGACGGGCGACGAACCACTCTCCGTCGTCCAGCTTCTGGAAGATGCCGACGGAGCGGTCGTGGTGACGACGCCTCAGGGTATCGCCGTAGCCGACGTGAGGCGCTCCATTACCTTTTGCAGGAATACAAACCTTCCTGTTTTGGGCGTCATTGAGAACATGAGCGGCTTCGTCTGTCCGAACTGTAAAGAACATGTCGACATCTTCAGCAGGGGGGGAGGCCAATCAATGGCCACGGAACTTGATGTCCCCTTCCTCGGACGCATTCCCATCGATCCGCTCATGGTCGAATCCTGCGATCGGGGAAAACCGTTCATGGATACTTATGGTCAGAGCAACACGGCAAAGGCCTTTGAGCCGACCATCAAAACACTGCTGGAACTTCGTGGCCCGATGCATAAAAACGGCGGTATTTGA